A window from Candidatus Cloacimonadota bacterium encodes these proteins:
- the miaA gene encoding tRNA (adenosine(37)-N6)-dimethylallyltransferase MiaA, translating into MIPLVTLEGPTASGKSDLALRLAQELDTEIISADSRQVYRLLDIGTAKPSAADLMAVKHHLIGIIEPSESYNAGRFIADASEAIETLHRQGRIPLICGGTGLYVESLLQGLFPQAGIDPQVRRQLQERLQSEELSALYGELAALDPDFAAKISRNDRQRILRGLEIFAATGFPISEHWRRQQPGSSFRAFRVLLDPPREPLYERINARTARMLEEGLLDEISHVLKIGFNPSAPGLNSVGCKEYLPHLLEAASLKDCSTLAAQHTRNYAKRQCTWYRKRKFDLTLGSNVCIISEIPTLIRDWRKSLH; encoded by the coding sequence ATGATCCCCCTGGTCACGCTGGAAGGGCCCACCGCCTCGGGAAAATCCGATCTGGCCTTGCGCCTGGCCCAGGAACTGGACACGGAGATCATCTCCGCGGATTCGCGCCAGGTTTACCGGCTTCTGGATATCGGCACGGCCAAGCCCTCCGCCGCGGACCTGATGGCGGTAAAGCACCATTTGATCGGCATAATCGAACCTTCGGAGAGCTACAACGCCGGCAGGTTCATCGCCGACGCCTCGGAAGCCATTGAAACGCTGCACCGGCAGGGGAGGATCCCGCTGATCTGCGGCGGTACGGGACTCTATGTGGAGTCCTTGCTGCAAGGCCTCTTTCCACAGGCCGGCATCGATCCCCAGGTGCGGCGCCAGCTGCAGGAGCGTTTGCAAAGCGAGGAATTGAGCGCTTTGTATGGTGAGCTGGCCGCGCTGGATCCCGATTTTGCCGCAAAAATCAGCCGCAATGACAGGCAACGGATTCTGAGGGGTCTGGAGATCTTTGCCGCCACCGGCTTTCCCATCAGCGAACACTGGCGCCGCCAACAGCCCGGCAGCAGTTTCCGGGCTTTCCGCGTCCTCTTGGATCCACCCCGGGAACCGCTCTATGAAAGGATCAACGCCCGGACGGCCCGGATGCTGGAAGAGGGTTTGCTCGACGAGATCAGCCACGTTCTGAAAATTGGGTTTAACCCTTCCGCGCCCGGCCTTAACAGCGTGGGCTGCAAAGAATATCTGCCGCATCTGCTGGAAGCCGCTTCCCTAAAGGATTGTTCCACCCTCGCCGCCCAGCACACCCGCAATTACGCCAAACGCCAGTGCACCTGGTACCGCAAGCGCAAGTTTGATTTGACATTGGGCTCCAATGTGTGTATAATATCAGAGATCCCCACACTCATTAGAGATTGGCGGAAATCTTTGCACTGA
- a CDS encoding peptidylprolyl isomerase yields MHLVAKVFDLIITEDEVLTESEKLIGQNGPLALVQALNRVIDRCLLLHEALRAGIQVTEDEFDSALLETLEDIDEAPQNEAQTQDMEERIRQKIVIRKYVSQIIGQDHIIADDQLLAFYEDQPEVFFAPEAVRASHILFRSDEPEALRKATDLRAQIHTQADFANVCPSHSQCPTGARCGDLGWFPRGRMIKEIEDVAFALEPGQISDVFQTRHGYHILLVTDRKLRQRIPFEEIKDSLKARLVQLEREYFLIRHMNDLRRDHEDQIQILDPRFSC; encoded by the coding sequence ATGCATCTGGTCGCGAAGGTCTTTGACCTGATTATCACAGAGGACGAAGTCCTCACGGAAAGCGAAAAGCTGATCGGGCAGAACGGCCCGCTGGCTTTGGTCCAAGCCTTGAACCGGGTGATAGACCGCTGTCTGCTTCTGCATGAAGCACTGCGGGCCGGCATCCAAGTCACGGAGGACGAATTTGACAGCGCCTTGCTGGAGACCCTGGAGGACATCGACGAAGCCCCTCAAAACGAAGCGCAGACCCAGGACATGGAAGAGCGCATCCGGCAGAAAATCGTGATCCGCAAATATGTGAGCCAGATCATCGGGCAAGACCATATCATCGCCGATGACCAGCTGCTGGCTTTCTATGAAGACCAACCGGAGGTTTTTTTCGCGCCGGAGGCAGTGCGGGCCTCCCATATTCTGTTCCGCAGCGATGAACCGGAGGCTTTGCGCAAAGCCACTGACTTACGCGCCCAGATTCACACTCAGGCCGATTTCGCAAATGTATGCCCCAGCCACTCGCAGTGCCCTACCGGAGCGCGTTGCGGCGATTTGGGCTGGTTTCCCCGCGGCCGCATGATCAAGGAGATCGAAGATGTCGCCTTCGCCCTCGAACCAGGCCAGATCAGCGATGTCTTTCAAACCCGCCACGGCTATCACATCCTGTTGGTTACAGACCGTAAACTGCGTCAGCGCATACCTTTCGAAGAGATCAAGGACAGCCTCAAAGCCAGGCTGGTCCAGCTGGAAAGGGAGTATTTCCTCATCCGCCACATGAACGACCTGCGCCGAGACCACGAGGACCAGATCCAGATCCTCGACCCCCGCTTCAGCTGCTGA
- a CDS encoding ATP-binding cassette domain-containing protein, producing the protein MQPILRARKLSKSFLLHGQPQLILREVDFEMRAQSFVCVVGSSGCGKSTFLELLAGITRPDSGEIFFRDDEITGKSGCLGYMPQDDLLFPWLNVSENALIPVRIKGGDVKTAKSRVKELLPVFGLEDHAAHLPYQLSGGLRQRAAFLRTCMMDTELLLLDEPFASLDAITRLQLQNWLGYIAKELKLSIILVTHDINEAIKLGDEIRVMRSQPGQFVATFTLERGKDLSEIQKLDLQREVLAWVEG; encoded by the coding sequence ATGCAGCCGATCCTCAGGGCCCGTAAGCTAAGCAAATCCTTCCTGCTGCATGGGCAGCCTCAACTGATCCTGCGCGAGGTTGATTTCGAGATGCGGGCGCAGAGCTTCGTATGCGTGGTGGGAAGCAGTGGCTGTGGCAAAAGCACGTTTCTGGAACTGCTGGCCGGGATCACCCGGCCCGATTCCGGAGAGATCTTTTTCCGGGACGATGAGATCACCGGCAAAAGCGGCTGCCTGGGCTATATGCCCCAGGACGACCTGCTCTTTCCCTGGCTGAACGTATCGGAAAACGCCCTGATTCCCGTGCGGATCAAAGGCGGTGACGTAAAGACCGCCAAATCACGGGTGAAGGAACTGCTGCCGGTCTTCGGGCTGGAGGATCACGCCGCGCACCTGCCCTACCAGCTCAGCGGCGGTCTGCGCCAGCGAGCGGCTTTTCTACGCACCTGCATGATGGACACGGAACTGCTGCTGCTCGACGAGCCCTTCGCCAGCCTGGATGCCATCACCAGATTGCAACTGCAAAACTGGCTTGGATATATCGCTAAAGAGTTGAAGTTGAGCATCATACTCGTTACCCACGACATCAACGAAGCCATAAAGTTAGGCGATGAGATCCGAGTGATGAGGAGTCAGCCGGGCCAGTTCGTGGCCACGTTCACGCTTGAACGCGGCAAGGATTTGAGCGAGATTCAGAAGTTGGACCTCCAGCGGGAGGTCCTGGCCTGGGTGGAAGGCTGA
- a CDS encoding ABC transporter substrate-binding protein, whose translation MLILVLLLAFAGCKQKNEGPELRKVRLVLDWTPNTNHAGVYVARDLGYYKEQGLDVEIIQPGENTAEKIVAMGQAEFGFSYQESVTIARSQGVQVKSLAAVIQHNTSGFASLKESGITSPKEFSGKRYGSSGWPSELGILQQVMESSDADFESVEVVHGVTDFFTTIGKNADFEWIYHGWDGVQARLKGIDINFIPAREIDPIFDFYTPVLITSDLLANSDQDLMRKFLAATTKGYEFCVKDPAESAEVFSRAVPELDPELVKASLEYLSSQFQADAPRWGQQNPVIWKNFADWMLRKGIITTGVEALAAFTNEFLPDAADPQGP comes from the coding sequence ATGCTGATCCTTGTTCTGCTGCTAGCTTTTGCCGGCTGCAAGCAAAAAAATGAGGGGCCCGAACTCCGCAAGGTACGCCTGGTGCTGGACTGGACCCCAAACACCAACCATGCCGGGGTTTATGTGGCCCGTGATCTGGGCTATTACAAAGAACAGGGCCTGGATGTGGAGATCATCCAACCGGGTGAAAACACGGCGGAAAAGATCGTGGCCATGGGGCAGGCGGAGTTTGGCTTCAGCTATCAGGAAAGCGTAACCATCGCCCGCTCCCAGGGTGTTCAGGTGAAATCCCTGGCCGCGGTGATCCAGCACAACACTTCCGGATTCGCGTCCCTGAAAGAATCAGGCATCACTTCCCCGAAGGAATTCAGCGGGAAAAGGTACGGCAGCTCCGGCTGGCCTTCCGAACTGGGGATCCTGCAGCAGGTGATGGAGAGCAGCGATGCGGATTTCGAAAGCGTGGAAGTGGTGCATGGAGTTACCGATTTCTTCACCACAATTGGCAAGAACGCCGATTTTGAGTGGATCTACCACGGATGGGACGGCGTCCAGGCCCGGCTGAAAGGCATCGACATTAACTTCATCCCCGCCCGGGAGATCGACCCCATCTTCGATTTCTACACGCCGGTGCTTATCACCAGCGATCTGCTGGCCAATTCGGACCAGGATTTGATGCGCAAGTTCCTGGCGGCCACAACCAAGGGCTACGAATTCTGCGTCAAAGACCCCGCCGAAAGCGCTGAAGTATTTTCCCGGGCGGTCCCGGAGCTTGACCCTGAGCTAGTGAAGGCCAGCCTGGAGTATCTCAGCAGCCAGTTCCAAGCCGATGCTCCCCGCTGGGGCCAGCAAAACCCGGTAATCTGGAAGAATTTTGCCGACTGGATGCTACGCAAGGGGATCATCACCACTGGCGTGGAGGCCCTGGCGGCCTTCACAAACGAGTTTCTGCCTGATGCAGCCGATCCTCAGGGCCCGTAA
- a CDS encoding tyrosine recombinase — MSTSPKNRPTTRPEIELDPNLTSLLNGFVYYIRVEKGMAENSVESYRRDVLDYLGWNGLPIEKHQAEQVGKYLAELVGAGLVNTSVARKRVALKQFFGFLADNGKDLKVDFDQIPKIRLSQHLPDFLDVETMLAFLDELPRETVLQRRNRAMLELLYCTGLRVSELLGLTTHDLNFGESVILVRGKGSKQRFVPFVDSVSDILKDYLGQTRPALLKLSQTDNLFLNNRGGKLTRMGFWKILRQAALEAGLKQEITPHTFRHSFATHLLEGGVNLRIVQVLLGHSSLNTTQIYTHVDTRYLLETHRMYHPRA; from the coding sequence ATGTCAACATCACCAAAGAATCGCCCAACTACCAGGCCGGAGATTGAACTCGATCCCAACCTGACCAGCCTGCTGAACGGTTTTGTCTATTACATCCGGGTGGAAAAAGGCATGGCTGAAAACAGCGTGGAGAGCTACCGGCGGGATGTTCTCGACTATCTGGGCTGGAACGGGCTGCCGATCGAAAAACACCAGGCGGAGCAGGTGGGCAAATACCTGGCGGAACTTGTGGGGGCAGGGTTGGTGAACACTTCCGTGGCCCGCAAAAGGGTGGCGCTGAAGCAGTTTTTTGGCTTTTTGGCTGACAACGGCAAAGACCTTAAAGTGGATTTCGACCAGATACCCAAGATCAGGCTGAGCCAGCATCTGCCGGATTTCCTGGATGTGGAGACCATGCTGGCCTTTCTGGACGAACTGCCCCGGGAAACCGTGCTGCAGAGACGCAACCGGGCGATGCTGGAACTGCTGTACTGCACAGGGTTGCGCGTCTCCGAACTGCTGGGACTCACCACCCATGACCTCAATTTTGGCGAGAGCGTGATCCTGGTGCGCGGCAAAGGTTCCAAACAGCGATTTGTCCCTTTTGTGGATAGCGTTTCAGACATCCTGAAAGACTATCTTGGTCAAACCCGCCCCGCCCTGCTGAAACTTTCCCAAACCGACAATCTGTTCCTGAATAACCGTGGCGGCAAGCTTACCCGCATGGGTTTCTGGAAGATCCTGCGCCAGGCCGCCCTGGAAGCCGGCCTCAAGCAGGAGATCACACCCCACACCTTCCGGCATTCTTTCGCCACCCATCTGCTGGAAGGAGGCGTGAACCTGCGCATCGTGCAGGTGTTGCTGGGTCACTCCAGCTTGAACACCACTCAGATCTACACCCACGTCGATACACGTTATCTGCTTGAAACACACAGAATGTATCACCCCAGAGCTTAA
- the guaB gene encoding IMP dehydrogenase has product MKKTIRKTYTFDDVLLVPQHSKVLPATVSLETQISARLSLKIPVLSAAMDTVTEAGMAIAMAREGGLGIIHKNLSIDKQAEEVRRVKRAESGLITRPYTLAPSDSLAKVRQIREEHRIGGFPVVDKGRLVGILTSRDIRFETNGKRLVKDLMTPRERLITAPEGTSSEDCVALLQKHRIEKLLIVTSEFGLAGMLTVRDILKRISYPNAVQDEKNRLLVGAAIGVTGDFLERAQELAKQGVNLLVIDTAHGHQVNIRAALNKVKATCNVELLAGNIATAKAAQFLIDSGADAIKVGIGPGSICTTRVIAGIGVPQLSAIMDCSEIAAKAGIPLIADGGIKYSGDIVKALAGGADAVMIGSLLAGTDESPGEYIIYNGRRFKSYRGMGSIGAMRKGSSDRYFQENAEDNKLVAEGIEGMVPYKGPLKDFLYQLMGGLRSGMGYCGAENLSALREKAEFIEISGAGLKESHPHDVNITKESPNYQAGD; this is encoded by the coding sequence ATGAAGAAAACGATCCGTAAGACCTACACTTTCGACGATGTTCTGCTGGTGCCGCAGCATTCCAAAGTGCTGCCGGCAACGGTATCCTTGGAAACGCAGATCAGCGCCAGACTAAGCTTGAAAATACCGGTACTGAGCGCGGCGATGGACACGGTGACAGAAGCCGGGATGGCTATCGCGATGGCAAGGGAAGGCGGTCTGGGCATCATCCACAAAAACCTCAGCATAGACAAGCAAGCCGAAGAGGTGCGGCGGGTGAAACGAGCCGAAAGTGGCCTCATCACCCGTCCCTACACCCTGGCCCCCAGCGACAGCCTGGCCAAAGTGCGTCAGATCAGGGAAGAGCACAGGATCGGCGGCTTCCCCGTGGTGGACAAGGGGCGCTTGGTGGGGATTCTGACCAGCCGCGACATCCGCTTTGAGACCAACGGCAAACGTTTGGTGAAAGATCTGATGACGCCGCGGGAACGGCTGATCACCGCTCCGGAAGGCACTTCCAGCGAGGATTGCGTTGCCCTGCTGCAAAAACACAGGATCGAAAAACTCTTGATCGTGACCTCGGAATTTGGCCTGGCTGGCATGCTCACTGTGCGCGACATCTTGAAAAGGATCAGCTATCCCAACGCCGTGCAGGACGAAAAAAACCGCCTGCTGGTGGGTGCCGCCATCGGCGTAACCGGCGATTTTCTGGAACGCGCGCAGGAATTGGCGAAACAGGGTGTGAACCTTTTGGTGATCGACACCGCGCACGGCCACCAGGTGAATATCCGCGCCGCGCTCAACAAGGTGAAGGCCACCTGCAACGTGGAACTTCTGGCCGGCAACATCGCCACCGCCAAAGCCGCCCAGTTTCTGATCGACAGCGGCGCGGACGCCATCAAGGTGGGCATCGGACCCGGCTCCATCTGCACCACCAGGGTCATCGCTGGCATCGGTGTGCCTCAGCTTTCCGCCATCATGGACTGCTCCGAAATCGCTGCCAAAGCGGGGATCCCGCTGATCGCCGACGGCGGCATCAAATACTCCGGCGATATCGTGAAAGCCCTGGCCGGTGGCGCGGACGCCGTGATGATCGGCTCGCTGCTGGCCGGCACCGATGAAAGTCCCGGGGAATACATCATCTACAACGGCCGCCGCTTCAAAAGCTATCGGGGCATGGGCTCCATCGGGGCCATGCGCAAGGGCAGCAGCGACCGCTATTTCCAGGAAAACGCCGAAGACAACAAGCTGGTGGCCGAAGGCATAGAGGGCATGGTGCCCTACAAGGGTCCGCTGAAAGACTTTTTGTACCAACTGATGGGAGGCTTGCGCTCCGGAATGGGCTATTGCGGAGCGGAAAACCTGTCCGCCCTGCGAGAAAAGGCCGAATTCATCGAGATCAGCGGCGCCGGCCTCAAGGAATCGCATCCCCACGATGTCAACATCACCAAAGAATCGCCCAACTACCAGGCCGGAGATTGA
- a CDS encoding T9SS type A sorting domain-containing protein produces MKTAVMALLFLFAVAAIPAAQWELHSFPTVKGNMIATPNHIYYINYPGLGRIDRLTQEIEIFYTFNSGLQEATLLSLYYDNDGLLWIGGLHSLTTFDGDSTWQSFDLSTAPVDPGWISAIHKDSAGNLWLGCTHGLFKYDFSTWTHFNTFNTPLDDMEIQVIEIDHLDRVWIGTLELNSSLACYDGVNWTQTDYHVTGQIKFILEDRQNNIWVGASNLSKYDGSRWAAILDPGIGDNWLYFYTADVDSQNNLYVICYGDLYRLDSQGWSMYEESGSLREVAVDSGGAVYYSSDRLFRLHTELAGSYQVGNVYPASSSLRDSQNKLWIGQINGGISIFDGTQWQFLDETTDPQLQYGVMDLEIDADGFLWALTRSHVVLFLDGYCWSTFELPDLEDYYHYTCLEFDGQGNPWIGSNGNGLYIRQNDVWQHYSSQNSGLPGDLIDDITKDQQGRMWMLTNDGIAVNDNGNWQVYNHLNAPFEPQGFSALACDAQNRIWVRNGPQLCRCENGTWSAWAVPSTGSGTYGDCELGFDALGRVWVGLGIHGVGIFDGTDWQVWNQSNSQLQDSWVWSVFSDTDGGVWICLTAGFQVYRYDGVASSDPHLVPAVSLDLRCYPNPASKEVQISFCAKDRDRYRVQVFNVRGQLVRDLSDTILEAGRVENLAWDGQDGQGKPAPNGLYLLRVNNGTEAQTRRVILLR; encoded by the coding sequence ATGAAGACAGCCGTCATGGCGTTGCTGTTCCTTTTCGCCGTTGCGGCCATTCCGGCCGCCCAATGGGAACTGCACAGCTTCCCCACTGTGAAAGGGAATATGATAGCCACCCCGAACCATATCTATTACATCAACTATCCCGGCTTGGGCCGCATCGACCGCCTCACCCAGGAAATTGAGATTTTCTATACCTTCAATTCCGGCTTGCAGGAAGCCACACTGCTCAGCCTTTACTATGACAACGACGGCCTTCTCTGGATCGGCGGTTTGCATTCGCTGACCACTTTCGATGGCGACAGCACCTGGCAGAGCTTCGATCTATCCACTGCGCCGGTCGATCCGGGCTGGATCAGCGCCATCCACAAGGATTCCGCCGGCAATCTCTGGCTGGGCTGCACCCACGGTTTGTTCAAATACGATTTCTCCACCTGGACCCATTTCAACACCTTCAACACACCCCTGGACGACATGGAAATCCAGGTGATCGAGATCGACCATCTGGACAGGGTTTGGATCGGGACTTTGGAGCTCAACTCCAGTCTGGCTTGCTATGATGGGGTCAACTGGACACAAACTGACTACCATGTCACCGGACAGATCAAATTCATCCTCGAAGACAGGCAAAACAACATCTGGGTGGGAGCTTCGAACCTGAGCAAGTACGACGGGTCCAGGTGGGCCGCCATTCTCGATCCAGGCATCGGCGACAACTGGCTTTACTTTTACACAGCTGACGTGGACAGCCAGAACAACCTCTATGTGATCTGTTATGGCGACCTATACCGGCTGGACTCCCAGGGCTGGTCGATGTATGAGGAATCCGGATCTCTGCGTGAGGTCGCCGTCGATTCCGGCGGCGCGGTCTATTACTCTTCGGACAGGTTGTTCCGCCTCCACACGGAACTGGCTGGCTCCTATCAGGTCGGCAACGTCTATCCCGCCAGCTCAAGTCTGCGCGACAGCCAGAACAAGCTCTGGATCGGACAGATCAACGGCGGCATCAGCATTTTTGACGGAACCCAGTGGCAGTTCCTGGATGAAACCACGGACCCTCAACTGCAGTACGGGGTAATGGATCTGGAAATCGATGCCGACGGATTTCTCTGGGCGCTAACCCGCAGCCATGTAGTCCTGTTCCTCGATGGCTACTGCTGGTCTACGTTTGAGCTGCCCGATCTGGAAGACTATTACCACTATACCTGCCTGGAATTCGACGGCCAGGGCAACCCTTGGATCGGATCCAACGGCAATGGCCTCTACATCCGCCAAAACGACGTCTGGCAGCACTACAGCTCCCAGAATTCCGGCCTGCCGGGAGACTTGATCGATGACATCACCAAAGACCAGCAAGGCCGGATGTGGATGCTGACCAACGATGGCATCGCGGTGAACGACAACGGAAACTGGCAGGTCTACAACCATCTCAACGCCCCCTTCGAACCCCAGGGCTTCAGCGCCCTCGCCTGCGATGCCCAGAACAGGATCTGGGTTCGCAATGGCCCACAACTCTGCCGCTGTGAAAACGGCACCTGGTCCGCCTGGGCAGTGCCCTCCACAGGCAGTGGAACCTATGGAGACTGCGAACTGGGCTTTGACGCGCTGGGCCGGGTCTGGGTAGGTCTCGGCATCCACGGGGTCGGAATCTTCGACGGCACGGACTGGCAGGTCTGGAATCAGTCCAACTCCCAGCTCCAGGATTCATGGGTCTGGTCGGTTTTTTCGGATACCGACGGCGGCGTCTGGATCTGCCTGACGGCGGGATTTCAGGTCTATCGCTATGACGGCGTTGCCAGTTCAGATCCCCACTTGGTTCCGGCCGTCAGCCTGGACTTGCGCTGCTATCCCAATCCCGCTTCGAAAGAAGTGCAGATCTCTTTTTGCGCCAAGGATCGGGACCGTTACCGTGTCCAGGTGTTCAATGTGCGCGGGCAACTGGTTCGCGACCTCAGTGATACCATTTTGGAAGCTGGCCGTGTGGAAAACCTGGCTTGGGACGGACAGGACGGCCAGGGCAAACCTGCCCCCAACGGACTTTATCTGCTCCGGGTAAACAACGGAACTGAGGCGCAAACCCGGCGGGTTATTCTCCTGCGCTGA